The Vicia villosa cultivar HV-30 ecotype Madison, WI linkage group LG1, Vvil1.0, whole genome shotgun sequence genome includes a region encoding these proteins:
- the LOC131625997 gene encoding uncharacterized protein LOC131625997 has protein sequence MDENNERMRLDRPTLTASARRERERECLKSVNHARKTHSLFQPQDKWFQSVLWNSGLAGLCASGYNIISHGMQAAFAERYHSETSSFLLLIGEMTVTLNFVACFLHPPFRGRFLDHSKITKADVVEIMVVYLGGDLEEAFQQCKNTRGAHAKFSLLEKFYNKNFEIAENQDTDDL, from the exons ATGGATGAAAACAACGAAAGGATGAGACTCGACCGCCCCACCCTAACCGCGTCTGCTCGCCGCGAGAGG gAACGAGAGTGTCTAAAATCTGTGAACCATGCCAGAAAAACTCACAGTCTTTTTCAGCCACAAGATAAGTGGTTCCAAAGTGTACTCTGGAACTCCGGTCTTGCAGGTCTTTGTGCTTCCGGGTACAACATCATCAGTCATGGCATGCAGGCTGCATTTGCTGAGAGATATCATAGCGAAACGTCATCTTTCCTCCTGCTCATTGGTGAGATGACAGTTACATTAAATTTTGTAGCTTGCTTCCTACACCCTCCCTTCAGAGGAAGGTTTCTTGATCACTCTAAGATTACCAAGGCTGATGTAGTGGAGATAATGGTCGTTTATTTGGGAGGTGACCTTGAGGAAGCCTTTCAGCAGTGTAAGAACACAAGGGGTGCACATGCCAAGTTTTCTTTGTTGGAAAAGTTTTATAACAAAAACTTTGAGATAGCCGAAAACCAGGACACCGATGATCTTTAG